A window of the Streptomyces sp. JB150 genome harbors these coding sequences:
- a CDS encoding EF-hand domain-containing protein: MSDKARRLFEALDLDRNGTLTREEVIVALRTKGPSLAASGVLPFWGLQNADASSALFDAADQNGDAVLTLEEFAAVVDRRFGWNQSGSEPGGA; encoded by the coding sequence GTGAGTGACAAGGCCCGCAGACTGTTCGAGGCGCTCGACCTCGACCGGAACGGGACCCTGACCCGCGAAGAGGTGATCGTCGCCCTGCGCACGAAGGGGCCCTCGCTGGCCGCTTCCGGGGTGCTGCCGTTCTGGGGTCTGCAGAACGCGGACGCCTCCTCCGCGCTGTTCGACGCGGCCGACCAGAACGGGGACGCGGTGCTGACCCTGGAGGAGTTCGCCGCGGTCGTGGACCGCCGCTTCGGCTGGAACCAGTCCGGCTCCGAGCCGGGTGGGGCTTGA
- a CDS encoding TetR/AcrR family transcriptional regulator gives MTKPVARVPQRRNARSNRARILATARHELGRNPDITLEELARAAGVVRRTLFGHFPGRAALLEALAEEASEALRDAVAVGVRPAEPADRALAYFTLSMWPVGDRYRMLLALAQRDLGAERVAEVLKPARDEVTAILERGRAEGAFPAHLPSAVLSAGLEAMTVALLEQVNTGALEDDGTRAAVALLIAAGVPERRARAAVAEAVAMIAAEPAPDVEE, from the coding sequence GTGACCAAGCCCGTTGCCCGCGTACCGCAGCGACGCAACGCGCGCTCCAACCGGGCGCGCATCCTCGCGACCGCCCGCCACGAGCTGGGCCGCAACCCGGACATCACCCTGGAGGAGCTGGCGCGCGCCGCCGGTGTCGTACGGCGCACCCTCTTCGGGCACTTCCCCGGACGGGCCGCGCTGCTGGAGGCGCTGGCCGAGGAGGCCTCCGAGGCGCTGCGGGACGCGGTGGCGGTCGGCGTGCGGCCGGCGGAGCCCGCCGACCGGGCGCTCGCGTACTTCACGCTGTCGATGTGGCCCGTGGGCGACCGCTACCGGATGCTGCTGGCGCTGGCCCAGCGCGATCTGGGCGCGGAACGCGTCGCCGAGGTCCTCAAGCCCGCACGGGACGAGGTCACGGCCATCCTGGAGCGCGGCCGCGCGGAGGGCGCCTTCCCCGCCCATCTGCCGTCCGCGGTGCTGAGCGCGGGCCTGGAGGCGATGACGGTCGCCCTGCTGGAGCAGGTCAACACCGGGGCGCTGGAGGACGACGGCACCCGGGCCGCCGTGGCCCTGCTCATCGCGGCCGGCGTGCCCGAGCGGCGGGCGCGCGCCGCGGTGGCGGAGGCCGTCGCGATGATCGCCGCGGAGCCGGCCCCCGACGTGGAGGAATGA
- a CDS encoding PQQ-dependent sugar dehydrogenase, translated as MSRSRWTGLLLLSLLLSVLAPLPAAAQPRTVAAAGTGAETGTREGGANPASTVPLPSLHATTTQVASGLRRPTALAAPDDGTGRLFITEKPGTVRVYHPDTGLARTPLIDITSAIDESGNERGLLGIALPPDFADSQDVYLAYTALPDGAVTLARYRLDESRLEVLLSQEHAEYNNHNGGQLAFGPDGHLYWSIGDGGGSADPLRAGQRLDTLLGKIVRVDVSRTCGALAYCVPADNPFAGTPGARPEIWLYGLRNPWRFSFDSADGSMWIGDVGQGRWEEIDHLPRGRGGLNLGWSCYEGLEKFEGGHCPPGEEYTKPVFTYSPYTGGCSVIGGHVYRGRAYADLVGGTYIATDYCSSTVWALRPDGKGGYEQAEIGETPTQVTSIGTTAEGEFYVVNDLPGGLHRVSFEREEPTCRVDRTVRSWGTGTTVDLTVTNTGTTPVNGWTLKFPLPLGQTVVSDWNTDLTQLSNTITAVNASHNGTIAPGASVTLGYLAQHTGDASPPPRFTLNGDACAVGR; from the coding sequence ATGTCACGAAGCCGCTGGACCGGCCTTCTGCTGCTCTCCCTGCTGTTGTCCGTGCTCGCCCCGCTGCCCGCCGCCGCCCAGCCCCGTACGGTGGCCGCGGCCGGCACCGGGGCGGAGACCGGAACCCGGGAGGGCGGCGCGAACCCGGCGTCGACGGTGCCCCTGCCGTCGCTGCACGCCACCACCACCCAGGTCGCCTCGGGGCTGCGGCGCCCCACCGCCCTGGCCGCCCCCGACGACGGCACCGGCCGTCTGTTCATCACCGAGAAACCGGGCACCGTCCGCGTCTACCACCCGGACACCGGTCTCGCCCGCACCCCGCTGATCGACATCACCTCCGCCATCGACGAGTCGGGCAACGAGCGCGGCCTGCTCGGCATCGCGCTGCCGCCCGACTTCGCCGACAGCCAGGACGTGTACCTGGCGTACACGGCACTGCCCGACGGCGCGGTCACCCTCGCCCGCTACCGGCTCGACGAGTCCCGGCTGGAGGTCCTGCTCTCGCAGGAGCACGCCGAGTACAACAACCACAACGGCGGCCAGCTCGCCTTCGGCCCCGACGGCCACCTGTACTGGAGCATCGGCGACGGCGGCGGCTCCGCCGACCCGCTGCGCGCCGGGCAGCGCCTGGACACCCTGCTGGGCAAGATCGTGCGCGTCGACGTCAGCCGCACCTGCGGCGCGCTCGCGTACTGCGTCCCCGCGGACAACCCCTTCGCCGGCACCCCCGGCGCGCGCCCGGAGATCTGGCTGTACGGGCTGCGCAACCCGTGGCGGTTCTCCTTCGACAGCGCCGACGGCTCGATGTGGATCGGCGACGTGGGACAGGGCCGCTGGGAGGAGATCGACCATCTCCCGCGCGGACGGGGCGGACTGAACCTCGGCTGGTCCTGCTACGAGGGCCTGGAGAAGTTCGAGGGCGGCCACTGCCCGCCCGGCGAGGAGTACACGAAGCCGGTCTTCACCTACTCGCCGTACACCGGCGGCTGCTCGGTGATCGGTGGCCACGTCTACCGGGGCCGCGCGTACGCGGACCTGGTCGGCGGCACGTACATCGCCACCGACTACTGCTCGTCCACGGTCTGGGCGCTGCGCCCCGACGGCAAGGGCGGCTACGAGCAGGCCGAGATCGGCGAGACGCCCACCCAGGTGACGTCGATCGGCACCACGGCCGAGGGTGAGTTCTACGTGGTGAACGACCTGCCGGGCGGGCTGCACCGGGTGTCGTTCGAGCGGGAGGAACCCACCTGCCGCGTCGACCGCACCGTGCGGTCCTGGGGCACCGGGACGACCGTCGACCTCACCGTCACCAACACCGGCACCACTCCGGTGAACGGCTGGACGCTGAAGTTCCCGCTGCCGCTCGGGCAGACCGTCGTCTCCGACTGGAACACGGACCTCACCCAGTTGAGCAACACGATCACGGCGGTCAACGCCTCGCACAACGGCACCATCGCGCCCGGCGCGAGCGTGACCCTCGGCTATCTCGCCCAGCACACCGGTGACGCCTCACCGCCGCCCCGGTTCACCCTGAACGGCGACGCCTGCGCCGTCGGCCGCTGA
- the sigJ gene encoding RNA polymerase sigma factor SigJ, with protein sequence MTIPYGPEDGLLDPGLAALVGERRRLLNLAYRLLGSLSEAEDVVQETYVRWYAMSRQRQEAVESVGGWLTTVATRICLNVLGSARARREQYVGQWIPEPLPGPAERFGGAPGAVADDPADRVTLDESVNMAFMVVLESMTPAERVVFVLHDVFRYAFAEVAEIVGRSPAACRQLASSARRRVREARPASRPVPAGQAADVVRNFKRAWETKDIGALIGLLDPAVTTVGDGGGHVSALPHPVVGGERVARFLVELRCRVGEMTLLERTVNGRPGLILQQAGVTRVVYAFDVAGDRITHIWGVMNPEKLRPWTA encoded by the coding sequence GTGACGATTCCGTACGGGCCGGAGGACGGCCTGCTCGATCCGGGCCTGGCCGCGCTGGTGGGGGAGCGGCGCCGGCTGCTCAATCTCGCCTACCGGCTGCTGGGTTCGCTGTCGGAGGCGGAGGATGTCGTCCAGGAGACGTACGTCCGCTGGTACGCCATGTCACGGCAGCGGCAGGAGGCGGTCGAGTCGGTCGGCGGCTGGCTGACCACGGTCGCCACGCGGATCTGCCTGAACGTGCTCGGCTCGGCGCGGGCCCGGCGGGAGCAGTACGTGGGGCAGTGGATCCCCGAGCCGCTGCCGGGGCCCGCCGAGCGGTTCGGCGGGGCGCCGGGCGCGGTGGCGGACGATCCGGCGGACCGCGTCACCCTGGACGAGTCGGTGAACATGGCCTTCATGGTCGTGCTGGAGTCCATGACGCCGGCCGAGCGGGTGGTGTTCGTCCTGCACGACGTCTTCCGCTACGCGTTCGCCGAGGTCGCGGAGATCGTCGGCCGCAGCCCGGCCGCGTGCCGCCAGCTGGCCTCCTCGGCCCGCCGGCGCGTGCGCGAGGCGCGGCCGGCGTCCCGGCCGGTGCCGGCCGGCCAGGCCGCCGACGTCGTCAGGAACTTCAAGCGGGCCTGGGAGACCAAGGACATCGGCGCCCTCATCGGCCTTCTCGACCCGGCGGTGACGACGGTCGGTGACGGAGGCGGCCACGTCAGCGCCCTGCCGCACCCTGTCGTGGGCGGCGAGCGGGTGGCGCGCTTCCTGGTCGAACTGCGGTGCAGGGTGGGTGAGATGACGCTGCTGGAGCGCACCGTCAACGGTCGGCCCGGACTGATCCTTCAGCAGGCGGGGGTCACGCGGGTGGTGTACGCGTTCGACGTCGCCGGCGACCGCATCACGCACATCTGGGGTGTGATGAACCCGGAGAAGCTCCGGCCCTGGACCGCCTGA
- a CDS encoding MFS transporter, protein MPFLAHTPAGKTTGPYPRRWWALLVLCLSLLIVVMANTSLIVAAPDMTRDLRLSSSDLQWVIDGYTVPYAALMLVLGAIGDKYSRRGALTAGLLLFAGGSVLGSLVDETGLVIAARAIMGVGAAVVMPATLSLLVAMFPRHERARAITAWTATSGLAIAVGPVVAGRLLEDHGWGSTFLINVPIAVLAVVGALALVPPSKAEGMGRIDYVGGLLSIVSVGSLVYAIIEGPHFGWGTGPVAAAVVAGAGFVAFALWELRHPQPMLDVRRFGERAFSGSMLAVLFFFFGTFGAIYYATQYLQFVLGYDALETGVRLLPLAGAVFAGAAVTGKLTPRLGVKATIVPGMLLGTAGVLLLTLVDQGSAYTDFLPSLLLLGFAIGLSVSPATDTIMGSFPESELGVGGGANDTSLELGGSLGIAVLGSLLGTAYQDELTDQVGGRLPHDALDAARESVGGGLAVAEQIAQSPAGGPGQAQALVEAVHEAFAHGVAHTSLVGGVIMAAGALIVLAVLPGRKAAREHAGEHAGERDARQHGPAGQEHARLG, encoded by the coding sequence ATGCCGTTCCTCGCGCACACACCCGCCGGGAAGACGACCGGGCCGTACCCGCGGCGCTGGTGGGCGCTGCTCGTGCTGTGCCTGAGCCTGCTGATCGTGGTCATGGCCAACACGTCCCTGATCGTCGCCGCCCCGGACATGACCCGTGACCTGCGGCTGAGCAGCAGTGACCTGCAATGGGTGATCGACGGCTACACCGTGCCGTACGCCGCGCTGATGCTGGTGCTGGGAGCGATCGGCGACAAGTACAGCCGTCGCGGCGCCCTGACAGCCGGACTGCTGCTGTTCGCCGGCGGTTCCGTGCTGGGCAGCCTGGTCGACGAGACCGGCCTGGTCATCGCCGCCCGCGCGATCATGGGTGTGGGTGCCGCGGTGGTCATGCCGGCCACGCTCTCGCTGCTGGTGGCCATGTTCCCCCGGCACGAGCGGGCGCGCGCCATCACCGCCTGGACCGCCACCTCCGGCCTCGCCATCGCCGTCGGCCCCGTCGTCGCCGGCCGGCTGCTGGAGGACCACGGCTGGGGCTCGACCTTCCTGATCAACGTGCCCATCGCGGTCCTCGCCGTCGTCGGCGCGCTCGCGCTGGTGCCGCCGTCGAAGGCGGAGGGCATGGGCCGGATCGACTACGTCGGCGGCCTGCTGTCGATCGTCTCCGTCGGCTCCCTGGTCTACGCGATCATCGAGGGCCCGCATTTCGGCTGGGGCACCGGCCCGGTCGCCGCGGCCGTCGTCGCCGGCGCCGGCTTCGTCGCCTTCGCGCTGTGGGAGCTGCGGCACCCGCAGCCCATGCTGGACGTCCGCAGGTTCGGCGAGCGCGCCTTCAGCGGCTCGATGCTCGCGGTGCTGTTCTTCTTCTTCGGCACCTTCGGCGCGATCTACTACGCCACCCAGTACCTTCAGTTCGTCCTCGGCTACGACGCCCTGGAGACCGGAGTCCGGCTGCTCCCGCTGGCCGGCGCGGTGTTCGCCGGAGCCGCCGTCACCGGCAAGCTGACGCCCCGGCTCGGTGTGAAGGCCACGATCGTGCCCGGGATGCTGCTGGGCACCGCCGGCGTGCTGCTGCTGACCCTGGTCGACCAGGGCTCGGCGTACACCGACTTCCTGCCGTCGCTGCTGCTGCTCGGCTTCGCGATCGGACTGAGCGTGTCCCCGGCCACCGACACGATCATGGGCTCCTTCCCCGAGTCGGAACTGGGCGTCGGCGGCGGCGCCAACGACACCTCCCTGGAGCTCGGCGGCTCCCTCGGCATCGCCGTCCTCGGCTCCCTGCTGGGCACGGCCTACCAGGACGAGCTCACCGACCAGGTGGGCGGCCGGCTGCCGCACGACGCCCTGGACGCCGCGCGGGAGTCGGTGGGCGGCGGTCTGGCCGTCGCCGAGCAGATCGCGCAGAGCCCGGCCGGCGGCCCCGGCCAGGCCCAGGCCCTGGTGGAGGCGGTGCACGAGGCCTTCGCCCACGGCGTCGCGCACACCAGCCTCGTCGGCGGCGTCATCATGGCCGCCGGCGCCCTGATCGTCCTGGCCGTCCTGCCCGGCCGCAAGGCCGCCCGCGAGCACGCCGGGGAGCACGCCGGGGAGCGGGACGCGAGGCAGCACGGTCCGGCCGGCCAGGAGCACGCGCGGCTCGGCTGA
- a CDS encoding Rho termination factor N-terminal domain-containing protein, which yields MADDLITLVTTDHRELQRLFEMMKTDRSSRPLALPLAVAMLKAHSEAEEDRVYPAVAREAGEKAGAEHAAEEHHEAESLGKHLLEMDWESEEFDQALQEWIDAVEHHMEEEENEILPALSEAVGTERLRELGREFATRRATALAGQPLKAAGGAGGSEGGTEGETRAELYEKARELGVEGRSTMNKEELAKQVAKAEEAGNG from the coding sequence ATGGCCGACGACCTCATCACCCTGGTCACCACCGACCACCGCGAGCTGCAGCGCCTGTTCGAGATGATGAAGACGGACAGGAGTTCCCGGCCGCTGGCCCTCCCCCTGGCCGTGGCCATGCTGAAGGCGCACAGCGAGGCCGAGGAGGACCGGGTGTACCCGGCCGTGGCCCGGGAGGCCGGCGAGAAGGCGGGAGCCGAGCACGCCGCCGAGGAGCACCACGAGGCCGAGAGCCTCGGCAAGCACCTGCTGGAGATGGACTGGGAGAGCGAGGAGTTCGACCAGGCCCTCCAGGAGTGGATCGACGCCGTGGAACACCACATGGAGGAAGAGGAGAACGAGATCCTGCCCGCCCTGAGCGAGGCCGTCGGCACCGAGCGGCTGCGGGAACTGGGCAGGGAGTTCGCCACCCGGCGGGCGACGGCGCTGGCGGGTCAGCCCCTGAAGGCCGCGGGCGGCGCCGGCGGCAGTGAGGGCGGAACGGAGGGCGAGACGCGCGCCGAGCTGTACGAGAAGGCCCGGGAACTGGGCGTGGAGGGCCGTTCCACGATGAACAAGGAAGAGCTGGCGAAGCAGGTCGCCAAGGCGGAGGAGGCCGGGAACGGCTGA
- a CDS encoding hemerythrin domain-containing protein: MAGIAASDADVVALLMRQHGDIRTLFDEVEQATGDERQAAFRRLVRLLAVHETAEEEVIRPFTRRSVPDGEKIVADRLAEEREAKETLARLDDMDPDDPEFLPRLQALRLDVMAHARAEERYEFNQVRRHADKSQLAAMASALRAAEATAPTHPHPGTESAAKNLAVGPVAALVDRTRDVVRKAMGKDG; the protein is encoded by the coding sequence ATGGCCGGCATCGCCGCGTCCGACGCCGACGTCGTCGCCCTGCTGATGCGCCAGCACGGGGACATCCGCACCCTGTTCGACGAGGTCGAGCAGGCCACGGGCGACGAACGCCAGGCGGCCTTCCGCCGGCTGGTCCGGCTGCTCGCCGTGCACGAGACGGCCGAGGAGGAGGTGATCCGGCCCTTCACCCGCAGGTCCGTCCCGGACGGGGAGAAGATCGTCGCCGATCGCCTCGCCGAGGAGCGGGAGGCCAAGGAGACCCTGGCCCGGTTGGACGACATGGACCCGGACGACCCGGAGTTCCTGCCCCGGTTGCAGGCGCTGCGCCTGGACGTGATGGCACACGCCCGCGCCGAGGAACGCTACGAGTTCAACCAGGTCCGCCGCCACGCCGACAAGTCCCAGCTGGCCGCCATGGCCTCCGCCCTGCGCGCCGCCGAGGCGACGGCCCCGACCCACCCGCACCCGGGCACCGAGTCGGCGGCCAAGAACCTCGCCGTGGGCCCGGTCGCGGCCCTCGTCGACCGCACCCGTGACGTCGTGCGCAAGGCCATGGGCAAGGACGGCTGA
- a CDS encoding ATP-binding protein: MTGTPLEVAVLVGLQASGKSTFYRRWLSADHELISKDLFPRGARRKQERQMRLMAEALGAGRSVAVDNTNPSPAEWGPLVAAGHAHGATVTAYWFPPDPAGSLARNAARQGRDRVPDTGIHATLGRLRRPSRADGFDAVREVRFDGRGGFEVRQAP, translated from the coding sequence GTGACCGGGACACCGCTGGAGGTGGCCGTGCTCGTGGGGCTGCAGGCCTCCGGCAAGTCGACCTTCTACCGCCGGTGGCTGTCGGCTGATCACGAGCTGATCAGCAAGGACCTGTTCCCGCGCGGTGCCCGGCGCAAGCAGGAGCGACAGATGCGCCTGATGGCCGAGGCGCTGGGCGCGGGGCGCTCGGTGGCGGTCGACAACACCAATCCGTCCCCGGCGGAGTGGGGGCCGCTCGTCGCGGCCGGGCACGCGCACGGGGCGACGGTCACCGCATACTGGTTCCCGCCCGATCCGGCGGGCTCCCTGGCCCGTAACGCCGCACGTCAGGGACGGGACCGGGTGCCCGACACCGGCATCCACGCGACGCTCGGGCGACTGCGCCGCCCCTCACGGGCGGACGGTTTCGACGCCGTGCGGGAGGTGCGGTTCGACGGGCGCGGCGGATTCGAGGTGCGCCAGGCCCCGTAG
- the xdhC gene encoding xanthine dehydrogenase accessory protein XdhC — protein sequence MTWVGAVARLRARREPGVLVTVATVRGHAPRDAGAKLVVGRSETWGSIGGGNVEAVVVDRAREMIAASKPEPELIDFALNDKVTNQHGVQCCGGTVSVLLEPLPVVRAVAIFGVGHVGLELARILARHDLDLHLIDSRAELLAPERLGVLADAVAQVHTHHTPLLPEEVLATLPPGTHVLIMTHDHAEDAALCDAALRTSHLGSIGLIGSSAKWARFRKLLSTEGGHDEAVIDRIKTPIGLADITGKEPATIAVSVAADLLRAFESEGD from the coding sequence ATGACCTGGGTCGGCGCGGTCGCGCGGCTGCGGGCACGCCGGGAGCCCGGCGTGCTGGTGACCGTCGCGACCGTGCGCGGTCACGCTCCGCGCGACGCCGGCGCGAAGCTCGTCGTGGGGCGGAGCGAGACGTGGGGCTCGATCGGGGGCGGCAACGTCGAGGCCGTCGTCGTCGACCGGGCCCGCGAGATGATCGCCGCGTCCAAGCCGGAGCCGGAACTGATCGACTTCGCCCTGAACGACAAGGTGACCAACCAGCACGGCGTGCAGTGCTGCGGCGGCACGGTCTCCGTACTGCTCGAACCGCTGCCGGTGGTACGGGCGGTGGCGATCTTCGGCGTCGGTCACGTCGGTCTGGAACTGGCGCGCATCCTGGCCCGTCACGACCTCGACCTGCACCTGATCGACTCCCGCGCCGAACTCCTCGCCCCGGAACGCCTCGGCGTGCTGGCGGACGCGGTGGCGCAGGTGCACACCCACCACACACCGCTGCTGCCCGAGGAGGTGCTGGCGACGCTGCCGCCCGGCACCCACGTCCTGATCATGACCCACGACCACGCCGAGGACGCCGCCCTGTGCGACGCCGCTCTGCGGACGTCCCACCTCGGCAGCATCGGGCTGATCGGGTCGTCGGCCAAGTGGGCGCGGTTCCGCAAGCTCCTGTCCACCGAGGGCGGCCACGACGAGGCCGTCATCGACCGGATCAAGACCCCGATCGGACTGGCCGACATCACCGGCAAGGAACCGGCGACCATCGCCGTGAGCGTCGCCGCGGATCTGCTGCGCGCCTTCGAGAGCGAGGGTGACTGA
- a CDS encoding SMI1/KNR4 family protein, which translates to MRRDAPDSYAALRPGASATALAALEAGLGVAIPLELRVLWQLTAGDDGSGGWGCLPGNRVLMPLDAVAAVHRRWMDARAREDARGAGRPGDERTAVWQAAWIPVIARGPADTTSGLYLDAATGYSGRWSRYGESPDEELDTLVTYLEEAADMLASPALATRDTPGLIGGTLVWRSGLGPAAEGGREDRWRPLAG; encoded by the coding sequence TTGCGGCGCGACGCCCCCGACTCCTACGCCGCGCTCCGCCCCGGCGCGAGCGCCACCGCCCTCGCCGCCCTGGAGGCCGGCCTGGGCGTCGCGATACCCCTCGAACTGCGTGTCCTGTGGCAGCTGACCGCGGGCGACGACGGGTCCGGCGGCTGGGGCTGTCTGCCGGGGAACCGGGTGCTGATGCCCCTGGACGCGGTGGCCGCCGTCCACCGGCGGTGGATGGACGCGCGGGCCCGGGAGGACGCCCGCGGCGCCGGCCGGCCCGGGGACGAGCGGACCGCGGTGTGGCAGGCGGCCTGGATCCCGGTGATCGCCCGCGGCCCGGCCGACACCACCTCGGGGCTGTACCTGGACGCCGCTACCGGCTACTCGGGCCGCTGGTCCCGCTACGGCGAGTCCCCCGACGAGGAACTCGACACGCTGGTCACCTATCTGGAAGAGGCGGCCGACATGCTCGCCTCCCCGGCTCTGGCCACCCGGGACACGCCCGGTCTGATCGGTGGGACGCTGGTGTGGCGCAGCGGCCTCGGCCCCGCGGCGGAAGGCGGACGGGAGGACCGGTGGCGGCCCCTGGCCGGCTGA
- the katG gene encoding catalase/peroxidase HPI, producing MSGSESENPAIPSPTPAPTRPRTNRDWWPNQLDLQVLHQHSPSANPMDEDYDYAREFAALDVEALKRDVFEVMTNSQEWWPADYGHYGPLFIRMSWHAAGTYRIADGRGGGGSGAQRFAPLNSWPDNASLDKARRLLWPVKQKYGRKISWADLLVFAGNCAMESMGFKTFGFGFGREDIWEPEEIFWGPEDTWLGDQRYSGDRELTGPFAAVQMGLIYVNPEGPNGNPDPLAAARDIRETFGRMAMNDEETVALIVGGHTFGKCHGAVDPSYIGPEPEAAPIEQQGLGWRNTYGSGKGPDALTSGLEGAWTTQPTQWDNGYLENLFGYDWELTTSPAGAKQWKPTDPAASDTVPDAHDPDRRHAPMMLTTDLALKVDPVYGPIAKRFHEHPDQLADAFAKAWYKLLHRDMGPVSRYLGPWVPEPQLWQDPVPPVDHELVADADIADLKARILSSGLSVSQLATTAWAAAASFRGTDKRGGANGARIRLAPQKDWEINDSPEVRQTLEALERIRRDFDAAQTGGKRISLADLIVLGGCAAVEQAARNAGYDITVPFAPGRTDASQEQTDTDTFAVLEPKADGFRNYLRRGEKLSPETLLLDRANMLTLTAPEMTVLVGGMRALNTNFGRTSHGVLTDRPEALTNDFFVNLLDMATEWTVSRSDENVYEGRDRATGETRWTATAVDLVFGAHSQLRAVSEVYAARDAAEKFVRDFVAAWDKVMNLDRFDLR from the coding sequence ATGTCCGGCAGCGAAAGCGAGAACCCAGCGATCCCCTCCCCGACCCCCGCCCCGACCCGGCCCAGGACGAATCGGGACTGGTGGCCGAATCAGCTGGATCTCCAGGTTCTCCACCAGCACTCGCCCAGCGCGAATCCGATGGACGAGGACTACGACTACGCGCGGGAATTCGCCGCTCTCGACGTCGAGGCCCTGAAGCGGGACGTCTTCGAGGTGATGACGAACTCCCAGGAGTGGTGGCCCGCCGACTACGGCCACTACGGGCCGCTCTTCATCCGGATGAGCTGGCACGCGGCGGGCACGTACCGCATCGCCGACGGCCGCGGCGGTGGCGGCAGCGGCGCTCAGCGCTTCGCGCCGCTCAACAGCTGGCCGGACAACGCGAGCCTCGACAAGGCGCGCCGGCTGCTCTGGCCGGTGAAGCAGAAGTACGGACGGAAAATCTCCTGGGCCGACCTTCTGGTGTTCGCCGGGAACTGCGCGATGGAATCCATGGGGTTCAAGACCTTCGGATTCGGCTTCGGGCGTGAGGACATCTGGGAACCGGAGGAGATTTTCTGGGGTCCGGAGGACACCTGGCTCGGCGACCAGCGATACAGCGGCGACCGGGAACTCACCGGTCCTTTCGCCGCCGTGCAGATGGGTCTGATCTACGTCAATCCCGAGGGTCCCAACGGAAACCCGGACCCGCTGGCCGCCGCGCGCGACATTCGCGAGACGTTCGGGCGGATGGCGATGAACGACGAGGAGACGGTGGCGCTCATCGTCGGCGGTCACACGTTCGGCAAGTGCCACGGCGCGGTGGACCCGTCGTACATCGGCCCGGAGCCCGAGGCCGCCCCCATCGAGCAGCAGGGGCTGGGCTGGCGGAACACGTACGGCAGCGGCAAGGGCCCGGACGCCCTCACCAGCGGGCTGGAGGGGGCGTGGACCACGCAGCCGACCCAGTGGGACAACGGCTACCTGGAGAACCTGTTCGGGTACGACTGGGAGCTGACGACGAGCCCCGCCGGCGCCAAGCAGTGGAAGCCCACGGACCCCGCGGCGAGCGACACGGTGCCGGACGCCCACGATCCGGACAGGCGGCACGCTCCGATGATGCTGACGACGGACCTGGCGCTGAAGGTGGACCCCGTCTACGGGCCGATCGCCAAGCGCTTCCACGAGCACCCGGACCAGCTCGCGGACGCGTTCGCCAAGGCCTGGTACAAGCTGCTGCACCGGGACATGGGCCCCGTCTCGCGCTACCTCGGCCCGTGGGTGCCCGAGCCGCAGCTGTGGCAGGACCCCGTGCCGCCGGTCGATCACGAGCTGGTCGCGGACGCGGACATCGCCGACCTCAAGGCCAGGATCCTCTCCTCGGGGCTGTCCGTCTCCCAGCTGGCCACCACCGCGTGGGCGGCGGCGGCGAGCTTCCGCGGCACCGACAAGCGCGGCGGCGCCAATGGGGCGCGGATCCGGCTGGCGCCGCAGAAGGACTGGGAGATCAACGACTCGCCCGAGGTGCGGCAGACGCTGGAGGCGCTGGAGCGGATCCGGCGGGACTTCGACGCCGCGCAGACCGGCGGGAAGAGGATTTCCCTGGCCGATCTGATCGTCCTCGGCGGCTGCGCGGCCGTCGAGCAGGCGGCGCGCAACGCGGGGTACGACATCACCGTCCCGTTCGCGCCGGGGCGTACCGACGCCTCGCAGGAGCAGACCGACACGGACACGTTCGCCGTGCTCGAACCGAAGGCGGACGGGTTCCGCAACTACCTGCGGCGGGGCGAGAAGCTGTCGCCGGAGACCCTGCTGCTGGACCGCGCCAACATGCTGACCCTGACCGCTCCCGAGATGACGGTCCTCGTGGGCGGCATGCGGGCGCTGAACACGAACTTCGGCCGGACCTCCCACGGCGTCCTCACGGACCGGCCGGAGGCCCTGACGAACGACTTCTTCGTCAACCTGCTCGACATGGCCACGGAGTGGACCGTGTCGCGGTCGGACGAGAACGTGTACGAGGGCCGGGACCGCGCCACGGGCGAGACCAGGTGGACCGCGACCGCCGTCGACCTCGTCTTCGGCGCGCACTCCCAGCTGCGGGCGGTGTCGGAGGTCTACGCGGCGCGGGACGCGGCGGAGAAGTTCGTCCGTGACTTCGTGGCCGCGTGGGACAAGGTGATGAACCTCGACCGGTTCGACCTGCGCTGA